From Bacteroidales bacterium WCE2004, a single genomic window includes:
- a CDS encoding chaperonin GroES: MIKPLADRVLIEPKEAETKTASGIYIPDTAKEKPQQGKVLAAGPGKKDEPMEVKVGDQVLYGKYAGTEVTVEDKKYLIVKQSDILAIL; encoded by the coding sequence ATGATCAAACCTTTAGCAGACAGAGTCCTGATCGAGCCCAAGGAGGCTGAGACCAAGACGGCATCCGGTATTTATATCCCCGATACGGCGAAAGAGAAGCCCCAGCAGGGTAAGGTCCTTGCGGCCGGTCCCGGCAAGAAGGACGAGCCGATGGAGGTCAAGGTCGGTGACCAGGTCCTCTATGGCAAGTACGCCGGCACCGAGGTGACGGTCGAGGACAAGAAGTATCTGATCGTGAAGCAGTCTGACATTTTAGCAATTCTGTAA
- a CDS encoding chaperonin GroEL, protein MAKEIKFDVDVRSKMKSGADALANAVKVTLGPKGRNVVIEKKFGAPQVTKDGVTVAKEVELEDRFENMGAQMVKEVASKTNEQAGDGTTTATVLAQAIINVGIKNVTAGANPMDLKRGIDKAVAAVVDELKKQSQQVGDDYSKVEQVGTVSANNDNYIGKLIADAMSKVGKDGVITVEEAKGTDTEVKVVEGMQFDRGYISPYFMTNGDKMEAELSNPSILITDKKISTMKDLLPILEPIAREGRELLIIAEDVDGEALTTLVVNKLRGALKIAAVKAPGFGDRRKEMLQDIATLTGAVVVSEDRGFTLENTTPDMLGKAEKVTITKENTTIVGGAGAKDAIAERVESIRKQIEASTSDYDKEKLKERLGKLGGGVAVLYVGATTEVEMKEKKDRVEDALNATRAAVEEGYLPGGGVAYIRAAAALEGLKGDNEDETTGIRIVAKAIEEPVRQIAVNAGVDGAVIIQKIKEGKGDFGYNARTDTYVNMFEAGVIDPTKVSRVALENAASVAGMFLTTECGIVDIPEPAPAAPAMPAGGMM, encoded by the coding sequence ATGGCAAAGGAAATCAAATTCGACGTTGACGTCCGTTCCAAGATGAAGTCCGGTGCGGACGCGCTGGCAAATGCAGTCAAGGTGACGCTCGGCCCGAAAGGCCGCAACGTCGTGATAGAGAAGAAATTCGGTGCTCCGCAGGTGACCAAGGACGGCGTGACCGTCGCCAAGGAAGTCGAACTGGAGGACCGATTTGAGAATATGGGCGCCCAGATGGTCAAGGAGGTCGCCTCCAAGACCAACGAGCAGGCCGGCGACGGCACCACCACCGCCACCGTGCTCGCCCAGGCGATCATCAATGTCGGCATCAAGAACGTGACCGCCGGCGCCAACCCGATGGACCTCAAGCGCGGTATCGACAAGGCCGTCGCGGCCGTGGTCGACGAGCTCAAGAAGCAGAGCCAGCAGGTCGGCGACGACTACTCCAAGGTGGAGCAGGTCGGCACCGTGTCCGCCAACAACGACAACTACATCGGCAAGCTCATCGCCGACGCGATGTCCAAGGTCGGCAAGGACGGCGTGATCACCGTCGAGGAGGCCAAGGGCACCGACACCGAAGTGAAGGTGGTCGAGGGCATGCAGTTCGACCGCGGCTACATCAGCCCGTACTTCATGACCAACGGCGACAAGATGGAGGCCGAACTCAGCAATCCTTCCATCCTCATCACCGACAAGAAGATCTCCACGATGAAGGATCTCCTCCCGATCCTCGAGCCGATCGCCCGCGAAGGCCGCGAGCTGCTGATCATCGCCGAGGACGTGGACGGCGAGGCACTGACCACGCTCGTGGTCAACAAGCTCCGCGGCGCCCTGAAGATCGCCGCCGTCAAGGCGCCGGGCTTCGGCGACCGCCGCAAGGAGATGCTCCAGGACATCGCCACCCTGACGGGCGCCGTCGTGGTGTCCGAGGACCGCGGCTTCACGCTGGAGAACACCACGCCTGACATGCTCGGCAAGGCCGAGAAGGTCACCATCACCAAGGAGAACACGACCATCGTCGGCGGCGCCGGCGCCAAGGACGCGATCGCAGAGCGCGTGGAGTCCATCCGCAAGCAGATCGAGGCCAGCACCTCCGACTACGACAAGGAGAAGCTCAAGGAGCGTCTCGGCAAGCTCGGCGGCGGCGTGGCCGTCCTCTATGTCGGTGCGACCACCGAGGTGGAGATGAAGGAGAAGAAGGACCGCGTCGAGGATGCCCTCAATGCGACCCGTGCCGCCGTGGAGGAGGGTTACCTCCCGGGTGGCGGCGTGGCCTACATCCGTGCGGCCGCCGCGCTCGAGGGCCTCAAGGGTGACAACGAAGACGAGACCACCGGTATCCGCATCGTGGCCAAGGCCATCGAGGAGCCGGTCCGCCAGATCGCGGTCAACGCGGGCGTGGACGGGGCCGTCATCATCCAGAAGATCAAGGAAGGCAAGGGCGACTTCGGTTACAACGCCCGTACCGATACCTATGTCAACATGTTCGAGGCTGGCGTGATCGACCCGACCAAGGTCTCCCGCGTCGCCCTGGAGAATGCCG